A region from the Lolium perenne isolate Kyuss_39 chromosome 4, Kyuss_2.0, whole genome shotgun sequence genome encodes:
- the LOC127295366 gene encoding adenylyl-sulfate kinase 3 yields the protein MPAKALPRPCTGAGAHVQCRRGAPAASPWSVGVAGGAMKGGAGGRLVAAAAGERSDAVQAAAVAGGKHHVSGSAVAGMDKLVTSTVGKSTNILWHDCPIGQPERQKLLNQKGCVVWITGLSGSGKSTLACALSRELYSRGHLSYILDGDNLRHGLNRDLSFEAKDRAENIRRVGEVAKLFADAGLICIASLISPYRSDRSGCRSLLQNSSFIEVFLNVPLEVCEARDPKGLYKLARAGKIKGFTGIDDPYEPPSDCEIVIHCKAGDCATPKSMADKVVAYLEENEFLQD from the exons ATGCCCGCGAAGGCTCTTCCTCGGCCGTGCACCGGCGCTGGCGCCCACGTCCAGTGCCGCCGTGGAGCGCCGGCCGCCAGTCCGTGGTCTGTCGGCGTCGCCGGAGGTGCGATGAAGGGAGGAGCCGGTGGCAGGCTCGTGGCGGCCGCCGCAGGGGAGAGGTCGGACGCCGTGCAGGCGGCGGCCGTGGCCGGCGGGAAGCATCACGTCAGTGGGTCCGCCGTGGCAG GCATGGACAAGCTTGTGACCTCAACTGTTGGGAAATCAACAAACATCCTTTGGCATGACTGTCCAATAGGGCAGCCTGAGAGGCAGAAATTGCTAAACCAGAAGGGCTGTGTTGTGTGGATCACTGGGCTAAGTGGTTCAG GAAAAAGCACATTAGCATGCGCACTGAGTCGCGAGCTTTACTCCAGAGGTCATCTGAGCTACATTCTAGATGGTGACAATCTCAGGCATGGATTGAACCGAGACCTCAGTTTCGAAGCAAAGGACCGAGCTGAAAATATACGTAGAGTGG GAGAAGTAGCAAAGCTATTTGCAGATGCTGGTCTGATCTGCATTGCTAGCCTGATATCACCGTACAGAAGTGATCGAAGTGGTTGCCGCAGTTTACTGCAGAATTCATCATTCATTGAG GTGTTTCTGAATGTCCCACTTGAAGTTTGTGAAGCTAGGGATCCAAAAGGCTTGTACAAGCTTGCACGTGCTGGTAAAATCAAAG GGTTTACTGGAATAGATGATCCTTATGAACCACCTTCTGATTGTGAG ATAGTAATACATTGCAAGGCGGGCGATTGCGCTACGCCAAAATCAATGGCCGATAAAGTAGTGGCATATCTTGAAGAAAATGAATTCTTACAGGATTAG